A window of the Artemia franciscana chromosome 3, ASM3288406v1, whole genome shotgun sequence genome harbors these coding sequences:
- the LOC136024893 gene encoding uncharacterized protein LOC136024893 isoform X1 yields the protein MLEDVITVPEYKNTFITVKQSDYLGQVYQLAGQSAMSVQYQRISDNLKKTVNATEKHNDKRQEIKDIISKEIAEHKSDLAQAKSHIEENFHRSLSTIDDAYIEEKYIKYCSRFLLQETKNLLKKLTESKNRSVIQEIFNSLDDIQGFSQIPSPLNQLEYYTLLVKHYKLVRKKDEKTFISRFKKLCLEQIVAYIDSAKKELVLLETFVNFLSFSQNLQSIIAELELEGFCRGDLSFDELINNIMKLEVDIYGENLIAVQEAVDDLKEEEDLFLIENFKEIIGAYIKPVGIQERRIDGRLVVEVTGKNIVVSEILQQLKDRLSEKPNIVEVRFVGADIIHIDTNFKSEVWHGKNVVILTKTIKVHDKVSWDVSGKDNNHTYSDNAGTGKDGHGNQGADGYPGESGGNVLILVEKIEGQENFTIISNGGKGSAGQDGGNGEKGKDGVGITYSSFSLLFPSVVKFGAKRETRKELVSKTIEKIKKNSLMIKDELYENDNVFIEVTTNQGNQVTFSYCCGSLSSRYQAFLLYKGSLGQPGRHGGEYGLGGQGGYAGKIIVRNLGNSSQGCGIMKNTNQGREGENGKGGLYGIHGKNGWDMGYLDYQFWKEVKFCGKNQNSKCTLEYYDYDDVSGRVWCPYKNKYADIKGTFIENKKQKTYEERKITRQNNDRQHHAQAIRKKNISQSSILDNYSHHFGSIERSTLRNLQSNLENTKQYALQAILENQEQQEKQTTELGIKRHSPYQNKSKHLNDIFITTSSITNRDIIDVESFIDKLKKEPLLLDNWSQLKKAELNLSQLSQLFLVFETIKGSPPETSSLQNNTELQDIEKLLIDKYRFATLQEILKQLPPYQVTDGVELTPENAARYLIEAKGNDNNISHHILGTLNQYLYKNSTEQRKKISKFGKEELQNIENKALKYLIIAFVSEVGKSKEEHTDVKKYYKEFLEKQERSLNIFFETFKIELSQPRHAEIFDLWIKSVKDKSLISKLEEKIQEDNFLKVHYDRFNKQFELEYDWDKCCKDQAILKEYNDYIQEKDLLSGSYRELLAYIFDINIRLYTEDLDNRLSLQDTHNPSSKKAIHVLQRNNEFIQLEVDKNYLKLEEERKKEDNLYAQIFAKIEPLEQKQKFDEYLQGKAFLSDNNILEDKEPNKSFYNVQNEKENIEKIIEYFPEEEKQQFRARLKKITSKYIGQQGILHNISKRFSSGGKHVSYQELCCLINSILTSVVEDKKELNIFCWIVAAYPQKNWIDELILLQLENCFKKQLAEKSKWREYLSKIENKDILLLFNVKFDKHKSSSSLSTQCVEDTLRLLSNIPNETVNLEGLELSEWPYALREKYWTCKLSKLVDWRKGGLPKASYYLLSIENIFGTFLAEKFIETIENKKQELSSDKLTNILSNFHNEKWNLCEEELNTLIPYLFINNTLLYLIPWPLSLLFNSCSIDEWERKMQQKFTADKEERKITQLVELIKGNANTSKEILHKLPKIKNHFESIDKYIIAGKPVASFTEDDIKNWVKEFEGRIGEKKQDIEKEMLAVIERAIVLTKEIKLRDTQKLTVLALLTNDRSTLAQVSTGEGKSLIVVAASIMKALCGEKVDIITSSSVLAKRDAEGSRDIYNLFGINVSHNCSEDIEKRKQAYSDNQVVYGDLSNFQRDYLLDTFYGKNILGDRNFNNVMVDEVDSMLLDKGNNMLYLSHDLAGLDKLESVYIYIWLWINRPARDNKELCYAFDAKAIKEAVVSDLYGLVKKDDIGKLESEFSEQRKNIMWERLIEAEVLDDQGKLLKGNINDNELNKILSPEFNCYKDRLHYLLKECIEREKFIHVPNHLRPFIEQHLESWINSAITAFFMKAGEDYVVDVDKTGCSPDRNPNITILDRDTGTDQANSQWNEALHQFLQLKHGCKLSLQSLKAVFISNVSFFKLYSNLYGLTGTLGSKIERDLLQKIHGVNFVTIPTAKSKQFHEEKPILCNGKDEWIGSIYNGAKQLTEEEKRSALIICETVNDVEILYKAFGGKDAKHVHTYTRDYEEFDKGFEIVQDNKELGQGEIIIATNLAGRGTDIKITEELRKAGGLHVCLTYLPSNIRVEQQAFGRASRSGDQGSGQLIIMDSKGQEYSNSKILELKKERDAEELHRISDIKAYYDTQITMEESCLKAFKEQYEQIKKDIDDKKVPIEVKEILLQSCLDKWAFWLDEHTKYVRNLAGEEDKRNLHNLLDKFISQLKNLDTGYSKKCLSSIVEHDSTNRLAWFKENPIQMIKLGKYLSQNEEYKNAHKIAIELFDEVIKKEPYFCEAARYYKAFALVKKVDLEQKPLKEKDEKVLKEFKQELREAARLLDEHSKFAINAAGIIGKIKKNNNESIIQIDAYEEQQKSLANLYYMFSRSIDDIFGHTITPQSFANDDIKEELAESLYKDLLEKDILEKPRVKKNIAEEELKVISSSYGVSVKELKDFLFEYKGKEINEKEFQKSLKKDIKLPDRKAFWKLLIQGEVLSEEVKCVVVNNEKLKEIDPSLLDHLNGKINQKELEKQTLELNNEQILLNAEWVTQQKNKGNIFKKDDFIEIVGKDKYKVLKERGVLSCNRKAHIDPSKIESITFSCYDSITLEDFTKVNITKSEAENILVKVAKQKVIEKKDGSENNAYGLKIKFDEIKQVQLSFCPVYENVLKGLLSTCFTYRIALQKIAVQLEEKNFPVRLQLITKPHQSLVLELLEQKIIKPTMVATKDEDLEEKLKSIYSQKMTKDNFKCILSQSTLIPEECIEELFGFLVKKRWITKYDPMQSIQDEGIRAISKENIKNAGESLLQDLYYINSPDKRQKPLNFFPEGSHENVPTKSQSIDKTVEKVLDNQLQLAKKDTIKNIVSTLKRSKSSLKALKVPDSKIKSLTEFCGQCEFANIEEVHVFSLNGFDQLLQFEEKRWTQEMLINTAVVTAMGVSQIVIGAVIELYSVGVMTHVGAAFINEGVNDLFFAAGALKSGYFSWEDYGQYKLENLMVTAAIVGMGAYLSRGAKVSRFGHKLAGPNFECGKKVAEMSGTQLIETTGCKIIGKEVAKRITVKTIEGVALGLTNAGIDTLFENYLQALCEGIASEILSNIEQKVEKHNISATLKEIYETLGEEKAKKIVNDLTKSAFTEQNCVEKLLPIATTIVSSVSQGIAKAVEKRSTTCNKLAFPAHTIINLVVWTERVAHIAHITTITGKLLDDLDRKMKNKSNSNKLKKSSGLDQKQEAEKSYESFKKEFIDQWKSLLCEKAGRVISQHIVRPILKENANHFVRYIGKKVQEGYQSYKERGYFEHFGELKQKYQEKLWYTSEQQHGNTSQTESHITEIYQKDLLKLMTKTKNPKLFADIVRENIPMDMTCISACTQVIHKVLEKQGIRGLTIIIEGEGGIRQKFSSAPEGVEGLTIKLELKDNHFQLHGNSVSENNTNSESRNNCLFEAVSEQICLNMTQENFRANIANHIEQDPEMHYHIRQGRHQLPISLGAFGGEKYSKDRLRARGCDIKADDIKNTEWKPLSRGRIDEPIEYKEKKQKQLERLPQDIKEKLGSTLTLHHIIPLSKIRDFLIVAEKGGDRGLDAIMAWASAAGLSDECKTSLVQSIKSRSSLDSNHLHIEAFKKLFWPKFNLVLGPSFDRADDPGDKIELFSGSKHPEGLRKMAESLEPICEIFEHVIDSKKFNLSKDKFKELISGLNKIRSDFTSKNKEIFPFEGNWQYNKESEKFGRISTEKLKSLVDGTNTKLKVVKEQGGGSYNKIVRKSKQEDVGKGSRERTCLLPKNEPSTG from the coding sequence ATGCTGGAAGATGTAATTACTGTACCTGAGTATAAGAATACCTTTATTACTGTAAAACAGTCTGATTATTTAGGTCAAGTGTATCAGTTGGCTGGCCAATCTGCAATGAGTGTGCAGTATCAGAGAATTAGTGACAATCTCAAAAAAACTGTAAATGCAACAGAGAAACATAATGATAAGAGACAGGAAATTAAAGATATTATCAGTAAAGAAATCGCTGAACACAAAAGTGATTTAGCACAAGCTAAAAGTCatatagaagaaaattttcatagaTCGCTTAGCACTATCGACGATGCTTATATTgaggaaaaatatataaaatattgttcaAGGTTTTTGCTAcaggaaacaaaaaatttactaaaaaaactgaCTGAAAGTAAAAATCGTAGTgttattcaagaaatttttaattcactAGATGACATACAGGGTTTTAGCCAGATTCCTAGTCCTTTAAACCAACTTGAGTATTACACCCTTTTAGTGAAGCACTATAAATTGGTTaggaaaaaagatgaaaaaactttcataagtCGATTTAAAAAATTGTGCTTAGAACAAATAGTCGCATATATTGATTCTGCTAAAAAAGAGTTAGTGCTTCTAGAaacttttgttaattttttgagtttttctcaaaatcttcaatCAATTATTGCTGAACTAGAATTAGAAGGTTTTTGTCGTGGTGATTTATCGTTTGATGAATTGATCAATAATATTATGAAGCTTGAAGTAGATATTTACGGTGAAAATCTTATAGCTGTGCAAGAAGCAGTAGATGACTTAAAGGAGGAAGAAgatctttttttaatagaaaattttaaggaaattaTAGGTGCTTATATAAAACCAGTAGGAATACAAGAAAGAAGAATAGATGGTCGATTAGTTGTTGAAGTGACAGGTAAGAACATTGTTGTCAGTGAAATTTTACAACAATTAAAAGATAGGCTTTCAGAAAAACCCAATATAGTAGAAGTACGTTTTGTTGGTGCTGATATTATACATATTGATACAAACTTTAAAAGTGAAGTTTGGCATGGAAAGAATGTagttattttaacaaaaacaataaaagtacATGATAAAGTATCCTGGGATGTATCTGGGAAAGATAACAATCATACCTATTCCGATAATGCAGGTACTGGAAAAGATGGTCATGGTAATCAAGGAGCAGATGGTTATCCTGGGGAAAGTGGTggcaatgttttaattttagtggAAAAGATAGAAGGCCAAGAAAACTTTACCATTATTTCAAATGGTGGAAAAGGTAGTGCAGGTCAAGATGGTGGAAATGGAGAAAAGGGTAAGGATGGAGTAGGTATTACCTACTCTTCCTTTAGTTTATTATTTCCTTCAGTTGTAAAGTTTGGTGCTAAACGAGAAACCAGAAAGGAATtagtttcaaaaactattgagaaaataaagaaaaattccttGATGATAAAAGATGAATTGTATGAAAACGATAATGTTTTTATAGAAGTAACAACAAACCAAGGAAATCAGGtaactttttcttattgttGTGGTAGCTTGTCATCACGCTATCAAGCTTTTCTTCTCTATAAAGGATCATTAGGGCAACCTGGAAGGCATGGTGGAGAATATGGTTTAGGTGGTCAAGGAGGATATGCCGGAAAGATAATAGTAAGAAATCTAGGAAATAGCAGCCAGGGGTGTGGTATTATGAAAAATACCAACCAAGGAAGAGAAGGAGAGAATGGAAAGGGAGGCCTATATggtatccatgggaaaaatggCTGGGATATGGGTTACTTGGACTATCAATTTTGGAAAGAAGTCAAGTTTTGtggtaaaaatcaaaacagtaAATGTACACTAGAATATTATGATTATGATGATGTAAGTGGTCGAGTGTGGTGTCCATATAAGAACAAATATGCTGACATCAAGGGTacctttattgaaaataaaaagcaaaaaacgtatgaagaaagaaaaattaccagACAAAACAATGACCGGCAACATCATGCGCAAGctataaggaaaaaaaacatttcacaaaGCAGCATTTTAGATAATTATTCTCATCACTTTGGCTCTATAGAAAGAAGTACGTTGCGGAATTTACAATCCAATTTGGAGAATACGAAACAATACGCTTTGCAAGCAattcttgaaaatcaagaacagcaagaaaagcaAACTACAGAATTAGGAATTAAGCGTCATTCTCCTTACCAAAACAAAAGTAAGCATCTTAATGATATCTTCATAACAACATCTAGTATCACTAACAGAGATATTATTGAtgttgaaagttttattgataagctaaaaaaagaaccATTGCTGCTAGACAATTGGTCTCAGTTAAAAAAGGCAGAACTGAATTTATCTCAGCTTAGtcagttatttttagttttcgaaaccATAAAAGGTAGCCCTCCTGAAACGAGTAGCTTACAAAATAATACAGAGCTACAAGACATAGAGAAGCTTTTGATTGATAAGTATAGATTTGCTACATTGCAAGAAATTTTAAAGCAATTACCACCTTATCAGGTTACAGATGGTGTAGAATTAACACCTGAAAATGCAGCAAGATATCTCATTGAAGCAAAAGGAAATGATAACAATATTTCTCACCATATTTTAGGAACTTTGAATCAGTATCTTTATAAAAATAGTACAGAACAGCGtaagaaaatttctaaattcGGTAAGGAAGAACTACAGAATATAGAgaataaagctttaaaatacTTAATTATAGCGTTTGTTTCAGAAGTAGGAAAATCAAAAGAGGAACATACAgatgttaaaaaatattataaagaatTTCTAGAAAAGCAAGAACGCAGTTTGAATATATTCTTTGAAACGTTTAAAATTGAGTTATCTCAGCCAAGACATGcagaaatatttgatttatgGATTAAAAGTGTGAAAGACAAATCTTTAATAAGTAAGCTGGaggaaaaaatacaagaagaTAATTTTCTAAAAGTTCATTATGATCGTTTTAATAAGCAGTTTGAGCTAGAGTATGATTGGGATAAGTGTTGTAAAGACCAAGCTATTCTAAAAGAGTATAATGATTATATTCAAGAAAAAGACCTATTATCAGGAAGTTACAGAGAATTATTAGCCTAcatttttgatattaatatcAGATTATATACTGAAGATCTAGATAATAGGCTGTCCCTACAAGATACTCACAATCCCTCGTCTAAAAAAGCCATTCATGTACTGCAAAGAAATAATGAATTTATACAATTAGAAGTTGATAAAAACTACCTTAAACTAGAAGAAGAACGCAAAAAGGAAGATAATCTTTATGCACAGATTTTCGCAAAAATTGAGCCACttgagcaaaaacaaaaatttgatgaGTATTTGCAAGGAAAGGCTTTTTTATCTGATAACAACATTTTAGAAGATAAGGAGCCAAATAAATCTTTTTACAATGtacaaaatgaaaaggaaaatatagaaaagatcATTGAATACTTTCCTGAAGAAGAAAAGCAACAGTTCAGAGCGCggctgaaaaaaattacatctaAATATATTGGTCAGCAAGGGATTTTGCATAATATATCGAAGCGTTTTTCTAGTGGAGGAAAACATGTATCATATCAAGAATTGTGCTGTCTAATAAATTCAATTCTAACTTCTGTTGTTGAAGACAAAAAAGAGTTGAATATCTTTTGTTGGATAGTTGCTGCTTATcctcaaaaaaattggatagaCGAGTTGATATTACTGCAGCTAGAGAACTGTTTCAAGAAGCAGTTAGCAGAGAAATCTAAATGGAGAGAGTAtttgtcaaaaatagaaaataaggacattttattgttatttaatgTAAAGTTTGATAAACATAAATCAAGTAGTTCTCTTTCTACTCAATGTGTTGAAGATACTCTGCGTTTATTAAGTAATATTCCAAACGAGACAGTTAATTTAGAAGGACTGGAGTTATCTGAATGGCCTTACGCTTTAAGAGAAAAATACTGGACATGCAAGCTATCAAAATTAGTAGATTGGCGAAAGGGCGGCTTACCAAAAGCTTCTTACTATCTTTTAtctatagaaaatatttttggcacTTTCTTAGCGGAGAAATTTATAGagactatagaaaacaaaaagcaaGAATTGTCATCTGATAAGCTTACTAACATTTTGTCTAACTTTCATAATGAAAAATGGAACTTATGTGAAGAAGAGTTAAATACCCTTAtaccttatttatttataaataataccTTATTATACCTTATACCCTGGCCATTGAGCcttctttttaatagttgtagCATTGATGAGTGGGAAAGGAAAATGCAGCAGAAGTTTACTGCTGATAAAGAAGAACGGAAGATCACGCAGTTAGTTGAACTAATTAAAGGTAATGCTAATACTTCGAAAGAAATTTTACACAAATTGCCAAAAATTAAGAATCATTTTGAAAGTATTGATAAGTATATAATTGCTGGAAAACCTGTTGCCAGTTTTACAGAAGATGATATTAAAAATTGGGTAAAAGAATTTGAGGGTAGAATTGGGGAAAAAAAGCAAGATATTGAAAAGGAAATGCTTGCTGTAATAGAAAGAGCGATAGTGCTAACGAAAGAAATTAAGCTTCGTGACACTCAAAAATTAACCGTATTAGCATTACTAACAAATGATCGTAGCACCCTAGCACAGGTGTCTACTGGAGAGGGAAAATCGTTAATTGTAGTAGCAGCATCAATTATGAAAGCACTTTGTGGAGAGAAAGTTGATATTATCACTAGCTCTTCTGTATTGGCAAAACGTGATGCAGAGGGTAGTAGAGATATCTATAATTTGTTTGGTATTAATGTATCACATAACTGTAGTgaagatattgaaaaaagaaagcaagcaTATTCAGATAATCAGGTGGTATATGGTGATTTATCTAATTTCCAGCGCGATTATTTATTAGATAcattttatgggaaaaatattttaggaGATCGTAATTTTAACAATGTAATGGTTGATGAAGTAGATAGTATGTTGCTCGATAAAGGTAACAATATGTTATACTTATCTCATGATCTGGCAGGCCTAGATAAGCTAGAATCTGTTTACATTTACATTTGGCTGTGGATTAATAGACCAGCTAGAGATAACAAAGAACTTTGCTATGCTTTTGATGCTAAAGCAATTAAAGAAGCAGTGGTAAGTGATTTATATGGATTGGTGAAAAAAGATGATATTGGAAAGCTTGAGTCTGAATTTAGCGAGCagcgaaaaaatattatgtggGAACGTTTAATCGAAGCTGAGGTGTTAGATGATCAGGGCAAATTGTTAAAAGGAAACATTAATGACAATGAGCTTAATAAAATACTTTCACCTGAATTTAATTGTTACAAAGATCGTCTTCATTACCTTTTAAAAGAATGCattgaaagagaaaaatttatacATGTACCTAATCATCTAAGGCCCTTTATTGAACAGCACTTAGAATCTTGGATTAATAGCGCTATAACTGCGTTCTTCATGAAAGCTGGAGAGGATTATGTAGTGGATGTAGATAAAACTGGATGTAGTCCAGATCGTAACCCTAATATTACAATTCTCGATAGAGACACAGGAACAGATCAAGCGAATTCTCAATGGAATGAAGCACTACACCAATTTTTACAACTCAAACATGGGTGCAAATTGTCTTTGCAGAGCTTGAAAGCTGTTTTCATTTCCaatgtttctttctttaaaCTCTATAGTAATTTATACGGGCTTACAGGTACTTTAGGATCGAAAATAGAAAGAGATTTATTGCAGAAAATACATGGGGTGAACTTTGTGACTATCCCTACAGCCAAATCTAAGCAGTTTCATGAGGAAAAACCTATTCTTTGTAATGGCAAAGATGAGTGGATTGGAAGCATATATAACGGAGCCAAACAGTTAACTGAAGAAGAAAAACGATCTGCTTTAATCATCTGTGAAACAGTAAATGATGTAGAGATTTTATACAAAGCTTTCGGAGGAAAGGATGCAAAACATGTTCATACATATACACGGGATTACGAAGAGTTCGACAAAGGGTTTGAAATTGTTCAAGATAACAAAGAGTTGGGGCAAGGAGAAATTATTATTGCAACAAACCTTGCTGGTCGTGGGACTGATATAAAAATTACAGAAGAATTGAGGAAAGCAGGAGGATTGCATGTTTGTTTAACTTACCTACCTAGCAATATCCGAGTTGAACAGCAAGCTTTTGGGCGAGCATCAAGAAGTGGAGACCAGGGTTCTGGTCAATTAATCATTATGGATTCAAAAGGGCAAGAATATAGTAACTCAAAAATACTTGAGTTAAAGAAAGAGCGTGACGCGGAAGAATTACATCGTATATCTGACATTAAAGCTTACTATGATACTCAGATTACTATGGAAGAAAGCTGTTTGAAAGCATTCAAAGAGCAGTACGAACAAATCAAGAAAGACATTGATGATAAAAAAGTACCTATTGAAGTTAAAGAGATTTTATTACAGAGTTGCTTGGATAAATGGGCTTTCTGGTTAGATGAACACACTAAATATGTAAGAAATTTGGCTGGTGAAGAGGATAAAAGAAATCTTCACAACCTACTGGATAAATTTATCTCACAATTAAAGAATCTAGATACTGGGTATAGCAAAAAGTGCTTATCTTCAATTGTTGAACATGATAGCACAAACAGGTTAGCCTGGTTTAAAGAAAATCCAATTCAAATGATTAAACTTGGAAAGTATCTCTCTCAAAATGAGGAATATAAGAATGCTCATAAAATTGCCattgaactgtttgatgaggtGATTAAAAAAGAGCCATATTTTTGTGAAGCAGCACGTTATTACAAGGCATTTGCATTAGTAAAGAAGGTTGATTTGGAACAAAAGCCTTTAAAGGAAAAAGATGAGaaagttttgaaagaatttaAGCAAGAGTTACGAGAAGCTGCAAGGCTTTTAGATGAACATAGTAAATTTGCTATCAATGCAGCAGGTATTATTGGTAAGATTAAGAAGAATAATAACGAAAGCATCATTCAAATCGACGCCTATGAAGAACAGCAAAAGAGCTTGGCTAACCTTTATTATATGTTTTCACGGTCTATAGATGATATTTTTGGACACACTATTACTCCACAATCTTTTGCTAATGATGATATTAAGGAAGAGCTGGCTGAAAGTCTATATAAGGATCTTCTTGAAAAAGACATTCTAGAAAAGCCGAGAGTAAAAAAGAACATCGCCGAAGAAGAGTTGAAAGTCATCAGTTCTAGCTATGGAGTATCagttaaagaattaaaagacttTCTTTTCGAGtacaaaggaaaagaaattaatgaaaaagagtttcaaaaatcattgaaGAAAGACATAAAGCTACCTGACCGAAAAGCATTTTGGAAGTTGCTTATTCAAGGAGAAGTCCTAAGTGAAGAAGTTAAGTGTGTTgtagttaataatgaaaaattgaaagaaatagaTCCTTCATTATTGGATCATCTGAAtggaaaaataaaccaaaaagagTTAGAAAAGCAAACTCTAGAGCTCAATAATGAACAGATTCTTTTAAACGCAGAATGGGTTAcgcaacaaaaaaataaaggtaatatttttaaaaaagatgaCTTTATAGAGATTGTAGGCAAAGACAAATATAAAGTATTGAAAGAGAGAGGAGTACTTTCATGTAACAGAAAAGCGCATATAGACCCAAGTAAAATTGAATCTATAACTTTTTCTTGTTACGATTCCATTACTCTGGAAGACTTTactaaagtaaatatcactaaaagtgaagctgaaaacattttagtaaaagtagctaaacaaaaggtcattgaaaaaaaggatGGCTCAGAAAATAATGCTTATGGACTAAAGATCAAATTTGATGAAATCAAACAAGTTCAGCTTTCTTTCTGTCCAGTTTATGAGAATGTCCTAAAAGGACTATTATCTACATGTTTTACCTATAGAATAGCTCTTCAAAAAATTGCAGTGCagctagaagaaaaaaactttcctgtTCGTCTGCAATTAATAACAAAACCACATCAAAGTTTAGTCTTGGAATTATTAGAACAGAAGATTATCAAACCTACTATGGTAGCAACTAAAGATGAAGACTTAGAGGAAAAGTTGAAGAGTATATATAGTCAAAAAATGACTAAAgataattttaaatgtatactTTCTCAAAGTACACTCATTCCAGAAGAGTGTATAGAAGAGCTTTTTGGCTTCTTGGTTAAGAAACGATGGATTACCAAGTACGATCCAATGCAGTCTATACAAGATGAGGGTATTAGAGCTATTAGCaaggaaaacattaaaaatgctGGTGAATCTTTATTACAAGatctttattatattaataGTCCTGACAAAAGACAAAAACCTTTAAACTTTTTTCCCGAAGGAAGCCATGAAAACGTACCGACCAAGTCGCAAAGTATTGATAAAACAGTGGAAAAAGTTTTAGACAATCAATTACAACTAGCGAAAAAAgatacaattaaaaatattgttagCACCTTGAAAAGGTCAAAAAGTTCATTAAAAGCTTTAAAGGTTCCTGATAGTAAAATCAAATCTCTAACTGAGTTTTGTGGTCAATGTGAATTTGCAAATATAGAGGAAGTGCATGTTTTTTCTCTAAATGGGTTTGATCAACTTCTACAGTTCGAAGAAAAGAGATGGACACAAGAAATGCTTATTAACACTGCAGTAGTAACTGCTATGGGAGTAAGCCAAATAGTTATAGGGGCTGTTATAGAGTTATACTCAGTGGGTGTGATGACTCATGTTGGTGCTGCATTTATTAATGAAGGTGTAAATGACCTCTTTTTTGCTGCTGGTGCTTTAAAGTCAGGTTATTTTAGCTGGGAAGATTATGGACAGTATAAGCTTGAGAACTTAATGGTTACAGCTGCCATTGTTGGTATGGGAGCTTACCTTTCGAGAGGTGCTAAGGTATCACGTTTTGGCCATAAACTAGCCGGACCTAACTTTGAATGTGGTAAGAAAGTAGCAGAAATGTCTGGAACTCAGCTTATTGAAACTACAGGTTGTAAAATAATCGGAAAAGAAGTTGCAAAGCGTATTACAGTAAAAACTATAGAAGGGGTAGCGCTTGGTTTAACTAATGCAGGAATTGACACGCtctttgaaaattaccttcaaGCATTATGTGAAGGCATAGCTTctgaaattttatcaaatattgAACAAAAGGTAGAGAAACATAATATTTCTGCAACCCTGAAGGAAATATATGAAACATTAGGGgaagaaaaggcaaaaaaaatagttaatgaTCTAACCAAGAGTGCTTTCACTGAACAAAATTGCGTGGAAAAGCTCTTGCCTATAGCTACCACGATAGTTAGTAGTGTATCTCAAGGAATTGCAAAAgctgttgaaaaaagaagtacaACTTGCAATAAGTTAGCATTTCCTGCTCATACTATCATCAATTTGGTTGTTTGGACAGAACGTGTTGCTCATATTGCTCATATAACAACGATTACTGGTAAACTTTTAGATGATTTagatagaaaaatgaaaaacaaatcgaatagtaataaattgaaaaaaagttctgGACTAGATCAAAAACAAGAAGCAGAAAAAAGCTATGAGagctttaaaaaagaattcattGATCAGTGGAAATCACTGCTTTGCGAAAAAGCTGGACGAGTGATATCACAGCATATTGTAAGGCCTATTCTTAAAGAGAACGCTAATCATTTTGTTAGATATATTGGAAAAAAGGTACAAGAAGGATATCAATCCTATAAAGAAAGGGGTTACTTTGAACACTTTGgcgaattaaaacaaaagtatCAGGAAAAGTTATGGTATACTAGTGAACAACAGCACGGCAACACTTCTCAAACAGAAAGCCATATTACAGAAATCTATCAAAAAGATCTGTTGAAGTTGatgactaaaactaaaaatcctAAATTGTTTGCAGACATAGTCCGAGAAAATATTCCAATGGATATGACATGTATTAGTGCTTGTACTCAAGTAATACATAAAGTGTTAGAAAAGCAAGGAATTAGAGGACTTACTATTATTATTGAAGGAGAAGGTGGTATAAGACAAAAATTCTCCTCTGCACCGGAAGGAGTAGAAGGATTAACTATTAAACTTGAGCTTAAAGATAACCATTTTCAACTTCATGGAAACAGTGTGTcagaaaataatacaaatagtGAATCAAGAAATAATTGCTTATTTGAGGCTGTATCAGAACAAATATGCCTTAATATGACACAAGAGAATTTCAGAGCTAATATAGCTAACCATATTGAGCAAGATCCAGAAATGCATTATCATATCCGGCAAGGCCGGCACCAACTTCCTATATCTCTTGGTGCATTTGGTGGTGAAAAATACAGTAAGGACAGGTTACGTGCGCGTGGTTGTGATATTAAAGCTGATGATATTAAGAATACAGAATGGAAGCCCTTAAGCAGAGGACGTATTGATGAGCCAAttgaatacaaagaaaaaaaacaaaagcaacttGAAAGGTTGCCACAAGATATCAAAGAAAAGCTCGGATCTACTTTAACACTACATCATATCATTCCACTGTCAAAAATTAGGGATTTTCTTATAGTAGCTGAAAAGGGAGGAGATCGTGGCTTGGACGCGATAATGGCATGGGCTAGTGCAGCTGGTTTATCAGATGAGTGTAAAACTTCTCTTGTACAATCTATTAAATCTCGGAGTTCTCTTGATTCAAATCATTTACATATAGAAGCTTTCAAAAAGCTATTTTGGCCAAAATTTAACTTGGTTTTAGGACCAAGTTTTGATCGGGCCGACGACCCCGGAgataaaattgaattattttcagGTTCTAAACATCCTGAAGGTCTACGTAAAATGGCTGAAAGTCTTGAGCCTATATGCGAAATTTTCGAGCATGTTATTGATTCCAAAAAGTTCAATCTTAGTAAGGATAAATTTAAGGAACTAATTTCCGGCTTAAATAAAATACGAAGTGACttcacatccaaaaataaagaaatatttccttttgaaGGAAACTGGCAGTATAATAAAGAGTCTGAAAAATTTGGACGTATATCAACAGAAAAACTCAAAAGTTTAGTAGACGGaacaaatactaaattaaaaGTGGTAAAAGAACAGGGAGGAGGAAGCTATAATAAAATTGTTCGTAAATCGAAGCAAGAAGATGTTGGTAAGGGTAGTAGGGAGCGTACTTGTTTATTACCCAAAAATGAGCCTAGTACTGGCTAA